ccgctgggccatcacacagggtccacacacacacacattcacacctaggggcagttcagtacggctggttcacctgacctacatgtctttggactgtgggaggaaaccggagcccccggaggaaacccacgcagacacggggagaacatgcagactctacacaagaggacgacccgggacgacccccaaggttggactaccccggggctcgaacccagaaccttcttgctgtgaggcgactgcgctaaccactgccccaccgtgccgcccgagccccaatacatgaaatgaaagtttttgtttttttaaacaagtcacctttacatattgcatcctgctgaccatccagggcattactacAGGTATGGGGCCTGAATTGCAACCAGTACTTCTGCCAAGTACTGGTTCCTTCCTACATGTGACAACCATCGcctgtattcttcatatgtctgggcaaatgggtagggtggcaagacggaagccttttcacatgaaaaagaaaacccaaaacatccaagcccagctaaattttgcaaaaagatacatccagtctcccaaaaccatgtggaaaaatgtgttctgGGTccgatgagaccaaggttgaactttctgGCCAtgattccaaaaggtatgtttggcacaaaaacaacacagcacatcaccacaaGAACAGCagacccacggtgaagcatggtggtgtcagcatcaggctttggggctgctttccttcagctggaactggggctttagtcaaggtggagggaatcatgaatagctccaaacacCAGTTCATGTTGGTGCTAAACCTTCAGacatctgctagaaagctgaagatgaagaggaatttcacctttcagcacgacaacgacccagcgcatacatccaaatcaacaaaggaacagcttcaccaaaagaagatcaatgttttggaaaggcccagccagagcccagacctggatCCAATAGAAAATctctggggtgacctgaagagggctgtgcacacgAGATGCCCTCACAATTTGATGGATCTATaatgtttttgcaaggaagagtgggaaaatattgccaagtcaataTGTGCCAAAGGTGCTTCAActaagtattagtttaggggtgtgaaAACTTGTGCAACCTGGTTATTGTACGTTTCCACTGTTAGCTGTCACAGTAGATTTCCAGCTAACGTTGCAGTCTCCTCCCACACCGCGTAATTTTCTAGCTAACCCTGTGACTTAAGTGTGCACAACAAGTAGCTAACCTCTCAAAAAAATCCACAGTAAATTGCAAATTTTGATTTTTCTGTaaaaaaaatatacccaaacattATTTCATACCAAAACAATTGGTAAATTTGCAAGTTATGTTTGCAATTTCccattaaaggtggaaaaagttccGACATGATTTATCGTGATTTATAGTGTTTTATTTAGTTAGAAATGAGTTTGTCTATTCTGTCCATTCAGTATCTATGATGTCTATGTGTCCTGCAACAGAGATTGCTCCTCTGATGCTGTTAATGACCTTTCTCTTTGTGTTTCCCTTTAAAAGTATTGAGGGCCATGCAAACACACCTGGCCTGACTGTGTCAGTCAGCTACGAGGATTCTTTAACTGTTAGCTTTTCACTGCAGCAGTCTGATTTATCATCAACATCTATTTAATAACATCTGACAAAGGAACAATCTTTAATATCTAAATTACTGCTCACATCCATGACCATTCTTCTATTCATACCAACCTGTTTGTTGGTAGCCAGAGCAGAATTAAACTTCTTTGTTGATTCCTAAATAATAATATTAACATTGTGATAATTATTGGAGGAAAAAAAGATGGCGGCGTAGAGGACGGATGCAGTGAAATAAGCTCCTATTCTAATTCCTTTATTTTAACCTCTTTCTGTGCAACCCAAGTGCCGAACCAACTACTGCTGCCTTTCATCACAAATCAACACCCTTATATTGGATATGTCCCCGAAAAAAGCGACGACAAAGGAAGACCAGGGGTGTTTCTAGGGTTTGAGGAAATTCGGGGCTTAGCCTGGACTTccgtaaaaaaatgttttttgataaacaagctctattttgatgctttttaatgcactctggcaccttattcatctccaaagtacatgtcttaattaGCCCCgtggtggtctggcggcctgtccagggtgtctccccgcctgccgcccaatgactgctgggataggctccagcatccccgagagcaggataagcggtatggataaaGGAATGGAATGGAATGTCTTAATTactgaaaaactgaaaagtgtacctcaaaaacttgtTTACTCCTACTCTGGTAGGAATTTTCATGTACCTTGTGATACACATTACAATGAAGACACCATAAAAGAGctatatttttacatatttttcaGAAGTCAAAAtaatcaatattttttttttacttttttgacaTAAATTGTCAAAATGGTGTACAGTGTGATAAAATAAGCTACATTTGTTATTTCAGTGCAACTCTAGAAGGTACACCACGACATTGACCTGTCTATACTGACATTTGCAATTGACAAAATTCATTCCAATGTACAGgcatgagtagcattagcattttagctaatcaaaATGGCTTCACTCtgactctctctgacacacaaacacacaaagtaacaccaaattgttgttaccagtttccaGCCTGATTGTGactccgctgctgctgctgctcttcagTCTGGAGCTCGTCTTTGCTGCCCTCTGCAAAACCACGAAATCACCTTAAATGAAACTCATAACTGGATTCATAATTGCATTGGATTGCATTCTAATTACATCACATGATCTAACTGTAGTAGTCTAAACAATACCCCCAACATAACGGCGTAAAGTTAATTGTTTTATTTACTTGGTTCATTTAGATTTAAGTCAATATgatggttaacttttgtttgtgcctGTAGTGAAATTAATGAGTCGTTACCGTTCTAGCTCGTTTTATAGAAATGTGATGTATTTACGAGAAAACCTGCTAAAGGACAATAACAGTACGCCGTGGGATCAGACGAGTAcggcccgctagctaaacggcacctaCAACCACGACGAAGAGGATTTCTCTTCGTCATGATTATAGGTACCGAATCCAATTCGTATCATAAATCAGCAGGAAATGTCAACCATAATtgacttgattttttttaaattttatttggaacatgttaaaacaacaaaataaaatacacaggcaggaatacaagaacaaatggaaataacattgaacatattttgcaaactttctgtaacaacacaagtgataactggaccatgttggaaaagggcgtaggatgaagtaaagaaccttTCTAGTCCTAcctcagtttgataaagagtggttttgtttacaattcttatggctcttttttgaaggatgaagattggatgtgtgtttgttttgtatgtgttcccccacacttccacacagtaggtgatctatggaagtatgaaggagcagtacaaggtgtatagtgctggcTGATGCAAGAGATCTTTGGctttatatagtattgcaattgacttcgatatttttgctttaatatactttatatgtggctTCCAACATAATGTATTGTCTATTATTATTCCAAGGAATTTGATTTCTGAcactttttcgatttctacatcatttatcatgagcttcttgtttgagtttgttgaccgattcccaaatTTTATAAATTTCGTTCTGCTTAGATTTAGTGTTGGTTTATTTGAAGCAAACTaactctttagtttcttcaattcATTTCTTACTGCATCCAGTAAGAGAGCCCTTCAGTTTAATGAACACTTCACAGTTTTTTGTCCACGTTGACTGAATCCTGTTTTGCTTCGTGCTTGTCTGGCGATGTCCGCGTTTTTCTCCGTCAAGTGCTGGTTGAGATACACAATGGTGCCTTTCAGCTTTCTCCCCTGCCTGAGCAGTGCTGTTTTTTGTTTCCTGCTCACAAAACGAATTATTACGGCTAGTTTCacgtttttatatttttttgggAGGAAGAGGATGACACGCCTCGATATCTCTGCTGTCCACTTTTATCCCCTtactgttctggggggggggtgtttagggGTAGGGGTAGGTCACGTGATCACAGCCTGGCCCAGGATTACGTGGGATACATACGAATTTCCGTGCACTACTTTTCGTACATTCTGCTACGAacagggaatgagaacagcctcACTGGGGCAACGtgttacccagatagcatccggacgtgggccacttcaggcaatgctgcggcactggtggccttcttctggccctgacaaaatggatatggtcctgaagtggcccgtgtggtaaatggtgaatatggcccaaatgtcacaaaacaaatatggaccacctctggcaaatatgtggcacatgcgacattgctatggttcggttctggcccagatctggcaaacaggagcggacccccccccatcactccacgaggtatgtgggccggatgagggtgtcggtgtgggacgggttcgGCCCACAGCAATTTCGCTCTCTGGGTGAAGAGATGGAAGACAAGCAGGTGAACTACACGGAAAGCCTCAACTTCGtaccaggggcgtaaccacgggtgggcctggcctgtcacaggcccacccttttcaagcccaggcccacccaatcacgctggcttacaagcacgtaggccggccccttttacgtacgtagaactgcaacatctgagcgcgcataccatcacgctatGTATtttccactgctgctagctagccaatagccaacagttagctaTAACTtgtggaatggcgaaacaaagttcaatcttccgcttttttaaaaagccacggatggaggaggaggaaagcacacctgctccagcaccgactgagccgcccaatgagagtgagataccgccggagagaacgacagaggaggctacagcttctccgttgcaggcagcttctcctcccccctctgacgacggtgacacgattcccttgaccatgccaccgccgccagatgtgtctgctgtggatgagccccccctcgcagcctaaattagtgttccccgcaaccaacatttctgctgtaatgtgttccaatttgcgtcttgtttgaaggattattgctggaaaattttggcccacccattttcactcaggcccacctagaaaaatattcctggttacgccactgcttCGTACACCAAGATCTCGATGATCACAAAACAAACCTAAAGGACAGGGAGGAATTAACTGTCTAAAGGAAAAGCTTGATGACTTGGAAAACAGGGCGAGAGGCTGCCTGGCTTTCCAGAAGAGGTTGGGGAAAAACGCAACCGGGAACGGCTCCCGGAAACACTGGGCCTAGAGGCCGGGGACTCCGCGGACACTAGAGCGGGCTCACCGTGCACTCCGGCGGGCGTCCGGACGAAGGCGGCCGCCCTCGGGCCCTGGCGACCCGTCTGCTTCGCCTTTCAGGCGGGACGGGAACCCTCGAGTCTGGTGACTCCGACGCCGCGacacccggagacacggccagGAAAAGCCGCACGACGACAACGTTTCCTTCGGACTACTAACCGGGTCACGGCTCTACCGGAAGTCAGACGCACCACCCGGAAGTGCTGGCTCGATACCGCGATAGTCACGGACTCTGTGATCAGCAACATGTGCTCTGGGCATCAGGGACGGACGCGCCGTGTTTCTTAGCTGGCTGTTCCTCTGTTGTTGTTTGCGTGTTGAGCTCTTCCTGCCTGCCTAATAAACACGCTCATTTAGTTTGGGCAGCTTGGTTCTTTCCGCTCTTACGGGGTGGGAGGGTTTTAAGGGGGACAGGGTGGGTAGCAGATAGGGCAATTCTTTCATTTGAACTTGACTTACTAATATTCTTATACTTAttcttgtaaactactaataagacacgttagcccctagctaaggggtctgaccctttagccgagcggttagcgatgccgccttgtggtgcagtacaccccgacatggagacatgaagacatggagacacgAAGACACGGAGACATGAAGACACGAAGACATGAAGACACGgagacatgaagacatgaggacACGGAGACATGAAGACACAAAGAcacgaagacatgaagacatggagacacgAAGACACggagacatgaagacatgaagacacggagacatgaagacatgaagacacgaagacatgaagacatgaagacacgGAGACACGAAGACATGAGGAcacgaagacatgaagacatggagacacgAAGACACGAAGACACGGAGACACGGAGACACGAAGACATGAAGACACGGAGACACGGAGACACGGAGAcacgaagacatgaagacatgaagacatggagacacgaagacatggagacacgaagacatgaagacacgaagacatgaagacatggagacacgAAGACACGAAGACACGGAGACACGGAGAcacgaagacatgaagacatggagacatggagacaCGAAGCTGGTTGAATGCAGACTGGGCAGGCCGGTCTGGACCAGGAGGAACTCTGGAGGCCCCAAGACGCCAGGTCACCGGGGGAGAACTGCTGCGTCACGTTTGTGTCCCTACTGCTGATAAGAAGCGAGCGGGGAGCATCAGCACTTGCCTGGAAACGCCCACGAGAAAAAACACACAACTTAAAGAAGTGACGATGTAGGTTATCACAACGTAGGTAACGACAACAAGACAGTCATGACAACCAGGCCGGCCTGCCCAGATGTTGCACCTtaaaactgctgctgctgctgcaacgaGACAGCAactttattatcatcattatttatttattattattattaataacacacacacacacactacacatcacacacacacactacacatcacaaacacacacacacacacacacactacacacactacacatcacacacacacactacacatcacacacacacacactacacatcacacagacacacacacacacacatcacacacacacacacacactacacatcacacacacacacactacacatcacacagacacacacacacacacatcacacacacacacacacactacacacactacacatcacacacacacacacacactacacatcacacacacacacactacacatcacacagacacacacacacacacacacactacacatcacacacacacacactacacatcacacagacacacacacacactacacagtcTTGGGCCGTGCAGAAGCTACATTCCAATACATTATTCTGGTTTATTCTATTATTAAAGTATTATTAGGTTCATTCTTAGTCTTTTCAGccattctgtgtgtgtctgctgtgagtctggtgtgtgttgtgcgtgtctGGTGTGTATCTGGTGTGTATCTGATGTGTATCTCGTGTGTATctagtgtgtgtctggtgtgtgtgtagagtgtatctagtgtgtgtgtgtatggtgtggtgtgtgtgtgtgtgtgtatggtgtggtgtggtgtgtgtgtgttgtgtagtgtgtgtgtgtatggtgtgtgtctggtgtgtgtgtgtgtgtgtagagtgtatctcgtgtgtgtctggtgtgtgtgtgtgtatggtgtggtgtgtgtgtagtgtgtgtgtgttgtgtggtgtgtgtgtgtatggtgtgtgtgtagtgtgtgtgtgttgtgtgtatgtgtgtgtgtatggtgtggtgtggtgtgtgtgtgtgtgtgtgtgtatggtttgtggtgtggtgtgtggtgtgtgtgtgtgtgagtgtgtgtgtgttgtgtggtgtgtgtgtgtatggtgtgtgtgtagtgtgtgtgtgttgtgtgtatgtgtgtgtgtatggtgtggtgtgtggtgtgtgtgtgtgtgtgtgtgtatggtttgtggtgtggtgtgtggtgtgtgtgtgtgtgagtgtgtgtgtgtgtgtgtatggtgtgtggtgtggtgtgtgtgtgtgtgtgtgtgtggtgtgagtgtgtgtgtgtggtgtgagtgtgtgtgtgtgtgtgtgtgtgtgtgtgtgtgtgtatggtttgtggtgtgtggtgtggtgtgtgtgtgtgtgtgtgtgtgtgtgtatggtgtgtggtgtggtgtgtggtgtggtgtgagtgtgtgtgtgtgtgtgcgggactGTGAGTCGGGGCTGATCCGCGGCTGAAGCGGATCTGAGGTGATCTCTTGCCGGGGCTTCATCCGGGCTCCTTCACGTGACAGCCCTGCCGCCCCGCTGAATGAAAATAAACCCCGTCAGGAGATATCTGCACCGCGTGAGCGGCTCCACCCTGCTCAGCTCCAGCGAGCCGCGCTTCACCCACACAGATAAGACCACCGACCCGcccatctccccccccctctctctcagagACCACCGCAGAAACCCTGAGTCACTCGACACGCCCGTCCATTAAACCCAAATCATTTGATATCAATGAACTGCGCTGCTCAGATTTCTACCGCCGTCTCTTCACGCGGCGCTTCCTCCAGTCCGGCTGAAGCGTTCAGCCTTCACCTCCCTATTTACTCCCTTATCGTTTCCGCGCCTTCTGTGAAGGTGAGTATTCTCCTCAAGCGTAGGTGGGTTTGGGAATCTGGCTCGTCCTGGAGGGATGAGACTCGGGAGGCCCGGATGAGAACATGTTTTTAGTGGCTGGTGAAAGTCCGGGGTGCGTCGCCGCCCCCAGTTGGAACGGACAAGCCGGCATCTCTCTAGAGAGTtgtatgttttgttgttttgagaCTTTTTTGGGGCATTCTCCACCTTTattggacagtgatggtggtggagagacacaggaaaggcaggggggagagaggggatgacatgcagcaaagggccccgggccggattcgaacccaggccactgccctTCAGGACTCACTCAGCCTTACGTGGCAGCACCCTACCAGGTGAGCCGCTGGGGCGCCCCCAAGTTGTTGTATTTTAATCTATACGATACTCTTTATTACCCACTGTATGCCAACCCCAACCCTGGGACCCCAACCCTgagaccctaaccccaaccctgggACCCCAACCCTGTGACCCTAACCGTAACCCGTTGACCCCAACCCTgagaccctaaccccaaccctgggACCCCAACCCTGagaccctaaccgtaaccctgtGACCCTAACCGTAACCCGTTGACTCTAACCctgtgaccctaaccctaaccatagccCTACACGTGGAAAGGCACAAATCACACTATTCACACGAACAGTTAAAAAGTCCATACTCACTGTTAGTGTGCGCAGTGTGAAGCGCTAGGGTGGGGAAATGAGTACcccttgtgtgcgtgtgtttaaatCACACACATCTGAGATCTTTGGCCCTTTGTTAATAAATGTCTGAGCAGTCTTCATGTGAACCCTTTTCAAGCCACTGTGTGTGACAGTATGTAGACATCTATCTTTATGCAGCCTTGTATTTATCTCACACAAGCTATCTGTGTAGAAGCTGGGAGCGTGTCCTATCTCGGGGGTGGTTTTTGGGTGCGCCCACAGTGGGCTGCTGTATAAATACCCCCGACAGCATCGCCTCACTACTGAAAGTTGCTTCAGCACCTCAACAAGCAAGATGAGTCTCTCTCCTAAGGACAAGTCCACCGTCAAGGCTTTCTGGGCCAAGGTATCTCCCAAGGTGGAGGAGATCGGAAGCGATGCTCTGTCCAGGTAAGCTGGTCTGTGGATTGTTCAGCATGCTTATGTGCCGTGTTGGGTTGTTCAAATAAACTGGTGTTAAATGACATGTGGCCTGGCCTGGTTTCCCCTGCAGGATGTTGGTGGTTTACCCCCAGACCAAGACTTACTTCTCCCACTGGAAGAGCCTGGAGCCCGGCTCCCCTGACGTCAGGGAGCATGGAAGGATCATCATGAACGGAGTCGGAGAAGCCGTGGGCAAAATCGAAGACCTTAAAGGAGGTCTGCTGAACCTCAGTGAGCTGCACGCCTTCACCCTGAGGGTTGACCCTGCTAACTTCAAGGTAAGGGAGGAGCGTTGTTAATCGTATTGTGATTTTAGGAAAACATTTTATGGAATGTGAATCTAGTTGAAGGTATCCATAGAGGCCTGTACCTACAAATAattctcctcatcctcctcttgtaGATCTTCATCCACAACATCCTTGTGGTATTGGCCATCATGTTCCCCGTCGAGTTCACCCCTGAGGCTCATGTGGCCTTGGACAAGTTCCTGGCTGCCGTGGCTCTGGCTCTTGCTGAGAAATACCGATAAACTGCAAAAAGAGGACTCCTCCGATGAAAGCAGCATTGTTTCAGACGTGCTCTGTTCCTCCGATCAGCATTAATAAAATATTGTTAAAATCTTAAGAAAGTGCATTCGCTCTTCTTGTTGTGgatcagtcactcagtcaatcagacAAACCAACTGTTTTCATAGCACATTTCGTACACTGAAATGCAATGGAACAGGCTTTACATTAAGTGCAGTTGTCGAGATCGATCAGAAAATGTGTTGTGTTTAAATCCTGCAAATAAATCATCACACGCTCAACTTAAAAATGGAAGACCTTTTAGTTTCTGCACAGCAGGGCGAAGACGCGCTGGAAGGGAATTGGGAGCCAAACGATCGACGGGTATTTCTGAATTTAGTTTCATTATTTaaacttttttgtctttttttgggggggggcggtacAATATACATGAATCAACACCGGAACAAATGTAaatgttagctagttagctaagaggctagttagctaagaggctagttaGCTGGGAGGCTAGtgtccatcggcagtccctttgcctgatgttattAGGCATCCCAGGATAATAAAACACTGCAAATAATACAGCATGTGTAGTATGTAAAGAACATACGACAGTGTGATATATAAAAACCCAAAAGAAAAAATAAGCACACAACATAGTTAGtatacaagaacaacaagagttaacgaacaagaaaatatatacagaatacgcaaataatgtagaaaaagataataaagatcacatagaaaataatatatataaaaagcagaaatacaacacagctaatgtacaataatgataatatatcaatcttatatagcgcttttctaatactcaaagtggctttacaataaacaatacagttaaacaacagGTTAAAGTTGTGTGTGTGAATACGTTGACATTGTTTGTCcttaataagccatttcttgacattacactgAAATTAATAATAGGATGGGGACTTTCTAATTGATTGACTATTCAATAATAGTTTAGTTTTACCGGCCACTATAGAAACATAATTGTTTCAGAAATACAATAATTACAATTGTTCTAGGAATAACGCAGATATTGTTCATGCACTGACTGACAGGGATGTTGAGCAGTCGTCAAAACCTGCCAACAGGGGTTAGaatggcttcttcttttttcaggAACAAACTATTGGTGTCAGATCCATTTTAAAATTAAATAATTCAGATATACAATAAACAGATATCATCATTCTCTCTGTGTGACGTTCATATGTCCGTATTACAAACAACTATATGTCCCTTAAGGAAATACCTTTTAAATGGTTTCTGAAGAAACCAGTTCTACAGGTGTCTCGACGCTGCATTAGTTTAATTCTCCAAATAAAACCTCTGCAGCAAAGCACGTGTTGATTAACTCACATTAATTGAGGGACTTTTGATACAAAactcaccccccctttttttgattGAAAATATACACATACAACAGTTAGTCATCCCAGTCCATTAAATGAAAGAAAGTATATAATAAAAGAAACATTGTAATTCCAACAAAGAGGAAGGATATACAAAGTATATAACTAAATAACTTAAATAGATAAGGGGAAAAAAGTAAAGTAACTTGGTGACAAACTTCTTCAGTTAAGCGTTTGTAAGTAAGTTTTGTATACCTTTTTTGGGTTCTTACGGAATTCAGACACTCGCAGTAATATTCAACATctatctagaccagtgtttctcaacccagtcctcaaggaccccctatcctgcatattttctttgccaccctgaataggtacctgtttgtagttattcaaccaatcagcaatgaattttgtcagacgttgcacaccttgcataattaagtgctgcgagatgattggtcgagtaagtacaagcagggctacctatgcagggttacaatgaaaatctgcaggatagggggttccttaaggactgggttgagaaacactgcactagaacAATTAGAATAAAGGTCTTCATTTAAGTATCCtggctttgtgcatatgaaaTGTACCTCGCAGAATATGAAGGTGTACCGTGGCATACATGTTGTTATCTTTATATTCAAAATAAGTGACAATGTTCTCACCTGCAGTACTGATGGCATGCAAAGTTTTGCTCAGCACACATCTGTCCAAGTCTTTGCAAAAGTCAGCACAAAACGGACAAATGTAAAACAAACGTGTCACAACTTCTCGTCCAGTTTGGCAGAAAGAACATTTGTCCTCCACTTCTAAAAATCTTGAAATATATACGTTAGCTGGATTCACGTCATGTAATATTTTCTCTAATTTCTCTTGTTGTGGAGAATCTAAAAGGGCCACGCCACGCCAATTAACAAAATGCATCCTCCTCCATTCCATAAACGCGGCTTTCCTTCCGCATCCACTTCAGCCAA
The nucleotide sequence above comes from Lampris incognitus isolate fLamInc1 chromosome 10, fLamInc1.hap2, whole genome shotgun sequence. Encoded proteins:
- the LOC130118958 gene encoding hemoglobin subunit alpha-1-like, which produces MSLSPKDKSTVKAFWAKVSPKVEEIGSDALSRMLVVYPQTKTYFSHWKSLEPGSPDVREHGRIIMNGVGEAVGKIEDLKGGLLNLSELHAFTLRVDPANFKIFIHNILVVLAIMFPVEFTPEAHVALDKFLAAVALALAEKYR